Proteins encoded within one genomic window of Drosophila suzukii unplaced genomic scaffold, CBGP_Dsuzu_IsoJpt1.0 scf_20, whole genome shotgun sequence:
- the LOC136117629 gene encoding uncharacterized protein isoform X2 — MSSRKEHNLSAVRLPVRRGLHKDLWEEENPVGDWSQDAIRYIVGFWGQTVAAVDVSDCPLDRSPASASRKETHQPPPAGCNSHTKGFT, encoded by the exons ATGTCGTCGAGAAAGGAACACA ATCTTTCTGCTGTTCGCCTACCGGTCAGACGAGGACTTCATAAAGATCTATGGGAAGAGGAAAATCCTGTTGGAGACTG GTCACAGGACGCCATCAGATATATTGTGGGCTTTTGGGGGCAAACCGTAGCAGCCGTAGATGTCTCCGACTGCCCCTTGGACCGGTCACC GGCTTCAGCTTCCCGTAAGGAAACCCATCAACCACCGCCCGCTGGGTGCAACAGTCACACCAAGGGATTTACGTAG
- the LOC136117629 gene encoding uncharacterized protein isoform X1: MSSRKEHSTERFLSFLTFLIQTLFLVFPPDLSAVRLPVRRGLHKDLWEEENPVGDWSQDAIRYIVGFWGQTVAAVDVSDCPLDRSPASASRKETHQPPPAGCNSHTKGFT, encoded by the exons ATGTCGTCGAGAAAGGAACACAGTACAGAACgttttctttcttttcttaCTTTCCTAATCCAAACTTTATTTCTCGTCTTTCCCCCAGATCTTTCTGCTGTTCGCCTACCGGTCAGACGAGGACTTCATAAAGATCTATGGGAAGAGGAAAATCCTGTTGGAGACTG GTCACAGGACGCCATCAGATATATTGTGGGCTTTTGGGGGCAAACCGTAGCAGCCGTAGATGTCTCCGACTGCCCCTTGGACCGGTCACC GGCTTCAGCTTCCCGTAAGGAAACCCATCAACCACCGCCCGCTGGGTGCAACAGTCACACCAAGGGATTTACGTAG